The following proteins are encoded in a genomic region of Syngnathoides biaculeatus isolate LvHL_M chromosome 15, ASM1980259v1, whole genome shotgun sequence:
- the rdh12 gene encoding LOW QUALITY PROTEIN: retinol dehydrogenase 12 (The sequence of the model RefSeq protein was modified relative to this genomic sequence to represent the inferred CDS: inserted 1 base in 1 codon) has protein sequence MLLFLLLAGVVAVTLLVVLFTPHIRRYAAGGVCTSSTRLDGKTVLITGANTGIGKETALDLASRGARVVMACRDVNKGEEAAADIRAAYAGXQVEVRELDLADTCSIRSFAQNFLRDFTHLHILINNAGVMMCPYTKTNDGFEMHIGVNHLGHFLLTSMLLGLLKRSAPARVVVVSSLAHNFGWIRFHDLHSQGSYNSGLAYCQSKLANVLFARELAKRLQGSNVTVNSVHPGTVNSDLTRHSTLMMIFFTVFSVFLKTPREGAQTSVYCAVAEELDSISGKHFSDCTPAFVAPQGRSEETARRLWDASCELLGIQWD, from the exons ATGTTGCTTTTCTTACTCCTCGCCGGAGTCGTTGCGGTGACGTTGTTGGTGGTTTTATTTACGCCTCACATACG AAGATACGCGGCGGGAGGAGTGTGCACGTCGTCGACCCGTCTGGATGGGAAGACGGTCCTCATCACCGGGGCCAACACCGGGATCGGGAAGGAGACCGCCCTGGACCTGGCCAGTCGAG GGGCTCGGGTGGTGATGGCGTGCCGGGACGTGAACAAGGGCGAGGAGGCGGCGGCCGACATCCGGGCGGCGTACGCCG CGCAGGTGGAGGTCCGGGAGCTGGACTTGGCCGACACGTGCTCCATACGGTCTTTCGCGCAGAATTTCCTTCGAG ACTTTACCCATCTTCACATCCTGATCAACAACGCCGGCGTGATGATGTGCCCCTACACCAAAACCAACGACGGCTTCGAGATGCACATCGGCGTCAATCACTTAG GTCACTTCCTGCTGACGTCGATGCTGCTGGGCCTGCTGAAGCGTAGCGCCCCGGCGCGAGTGGTGGTGGTCTCGTCGCTGGCGCACAACTTCGGCTGGATCCGGTTCCACGACCTTCACAGCCAGGGGAGCTACAACAGCGGACTGGCTTACTGTCAGAGCAAGCTGGCCAACGTGCTCTTCGCTCGAGAGCTGGCCAAGCGCCTCCAAG gcaGCAACGTGACGGTGAACTCGGTACACCCCGGCACGGTGAACTCGGACCTGACGCGTCACTCCACGCTGATGATGATCTTCTTCACCGTGTTTTCCGTCTTCCTGAAGACGCCGCGCGAGGGCGCCCAGACCAGCGTCTACTGCGCCGTGGCTGAGGAGCTGGACTCCATCTCGGGGAAACACTTCAG TGACTGCACCCCCGCCTTCGTGGCCCCCCAGGGGAGGAGTGAGGAGACCGCCCGGCGTCTGTGGGACGCCAGCTGCGAGCTCCTCGGCATTCAGTGGGACTAA